The DNA sequence CGCTCTCGCCCTCCGCCCCGCAGTTCCACGCCCGGTTGTCGCTCGTCCCGTCCCGGTTGCCCTCCCCGTTGGCCTCGTTGTGCTTCTGCTCGTAGCTCACCAGGTCGCGCAGGGTGAAGCCGTCGTGCGCGGTGACGAAGTTGACCGAGGCGTAGGGGCGGCGGCCGCCCCAGGCGTACAGGTCGCTGGAGCCGGTCAGCCGGTAGCCGAGATCCCGTACGTCGGGGAGCGCGCCGCGCCAGAAGTCGCGCACCGCGTCGCGGTAGCGGTCGTTCCACTCGGTCCACAGGGGAGGGAACGCCCCGACCTGGTAGCCGCCGTTGCCGACGTCCCACGGCTCGGCGATGAGCTTGACCCGGCGCAGCACCGGGTCCTGGGCGATCACCGCGAGGAACGGGGAGAGCATGTCGACGTCGTGCATCGAGCGGGCCAGTGCCGCCGCCAGGTCGAAGCGGAAGCCGTCGACGCCCATCTCGGTGACCCAGTAGCGCAGCGAGTCGGTGATGAGCCGCAGCACCTGGGGCTGCACCACGTGCAGGGTGTTGCCGCAGCCGGTGTAGTCGGCGTAGCGGCGCGGGTCGTCCCTCAGCCGGTAGTAGCCCCGGTTGTCGATGCCGCGCAGCGACAGCATGGGGCCCAGTTCGCCCGCCTCCGCGGTGTGGTTGTAGACGACGTCGAGGATCACCTCGATCCCGGCCTCGTGCAGCGCGTGGACCATGCGCTTGAACTCGCCGACCTGCTGGCCCGCCGTCCCGGAGGCGGAGTAACCGGCGTGCGGGGCGAAGTAGCCGATGGAGTTGTAGCCCCAGTGGTTGCGCAGCCCCCGCCGCAGCAGGTGGTCCTCGTGGGCGAACTGGTGCACCGGGAGCAGTTCGACGGCGCTCACCCCGAGCCGGGTCAGGTGCTCGACCGCGGCCGGGTGCGCGAGACCCGCGTACGTGCCGCGCAGCTCGGGCGGGATGTCCGGGTGCAGCTTGGTGAAGCCCCGCACATGCAGTTCGTAGATGACGGAGTCGGCCCACGGGGTCTTGGGGCGCCGGTCCTCCACCCAGTCGTCGTCGTCGCGCACGACCACGCCCTTGGGCACGGAGGGCGCCGAGTCCCTGTCGTCCCGCACGGTGTCGGCCACCTGCTGGTCCGGCCAGTCCCGTACGTGCCCGTAGACCTCGGGCGGCAGGGTGAAGGTCCCGTCGACCGCACGGGCGTACGGGTCCAGCAGCAGCTTCGCCGCGTTCCAGCGGGCCCCCGTCCACGGGTCCCAGCGGCCGTGCACGCGGTAGCCGTAACGCTGACCGGGGCGCACCCCGGGGACGAAGCCGTGCCAGATCTCATGGGTCAGCTCGGTCAGCGGACAGCGGGTCTCCGTGCCCCGCTCGTCGAACAGACACAGCTCGACCGCCTCGGCCCCGCCCGCCCACAGCGCGAAATTGGTCCCCGCCACCCCGTCCGGGCCGACCCGGAAGCGGGCCCCCAGCGGCATCGGGGCCCCGGGCCAGACGGCGGGGGCCGCCGCCCGCGCCCGCGCGCCCCCGGCGCGGTGGGATTCCACGGCCTCCGTCCGGGCGCTCGCGGCGCGGTCGGGTTCCGCGGTCTCCGTCCCGGCGCCGGCCACCGCGTCGGGATCCTGTACTGCCTCCTGCTCGGCTGCGCTGGACACCGTGTCGCCTCCCGCGGCTCGTGGGACGGGCACCTACGAGCGGCGCGCGGCGTCCCGGCCGCGGCCCTGTTCAGGTAGTCCTCCCCTCTGTTCTGCCCACCGGACGGCCCGCATTCACGTTTCCCCCGACCGGCCCTGGTCGTTGGGGGAGCGTGAACCAGACAGCGAAGAGCGCACGGGCCGGCTCGGCCGCCGTGCTGACATGGGCAGGACTGCTGACCGTGCTGGCCCTTCTGACCGGCTGCACCGACGCCCGGGAGGCCGTGTTCAACGGGAAGGGGCGATCCTCCGGCGACACGATCAGCGTCTTCCCCGAGGACGGCGCGAAGGACGTCGACGAGAAGACCCGCGTCGCGGTGAAGGTCCCCGACGGGCGGCTGGAGAGCGTGAAGGTCAGGCGGATCGAGGACGCGCGGCAGCAGACGGTGGCCGGGCGCCTCTCCGACGACGGGAGGTCCTGGAAGCCCGCCGCGGGGCGGCTCGCCCTCGCCGCGAAGTACAGCATCGACGCGGTGGCCGTGGACGGGGCCGGACGCCGCTCCGCCCGGCACACCACGTTCACCACACTCGTCCCCGAGCACCGCTTCATCGGGTACTTCAAACCGGAGAACCGGTCCACGGTGGGCACCGGCATGATCGTCTCCTTCTCCTTCAACCGCCCGATCGCCGACCGGGCCGCGGTGGAGAAGGCCATCCGGGTGACGTCCGATCCGGTGGTGGAGGTGTCCGGCCACTGGTTCGGCAAGGACCGGCTCGACTTCCGCCCGAAGGCGTACTGGAAGCCCGGTACGGAGGTCACCGTCGACATCGGGCTGCGCGACGTCGAGGGCGCCCCGGGGGTCTACGGCGGCCAGGACAAGACCGTCGTCTTCACGGTCGGCCGCTCCCAGGTCTCCCGGGTCGACGCCGAGGACAAGACCATGGA is a window from the Streptomyces sp. MMBL 11-1 genome containing:
- the glgX gene encoding glycogen debranching protein GlgX, giving the protein MSSAAEQEAVQDPDAVAGAGTETAEPDRAASARTEAVESHRAGGARARAAAPAVWPGAPMPLGARFRVGPDGVAGTNFALWAGGAEAVELCLFDERGTETRCPLTELTHEIWHGFVPGVRPGQRYGYRVHGRWDPWTGARWNAAKLLLDPYARAVDGTFTLPPEVYGHVRDWPDQQVADTVRDDRDSAPSVPKGVVVRDDDDWVEDRRPKTPWADSVIYELHVRGFTKLHPDIPPELRGTYAGLAHPAAVEHLTRLGVSAVELLPVHQFAHEDHLLRRGLRNHWGYNSIGYFAPHAGYSASGTAGQQVGEFKRMVHALHEAGIEVILDVVYNHTAEAGELGPMLSLRGIDNRGYYRLRDDPRRYADYTGCGNTLHVVQPQVLRLITDSLRYWVTEMGVDGFRFDLAAALARSMHDVDMLSPFLAVIAQDPVLRRVKLIAEPWDVGNGGYQVGAFPPLWTEWNDRYRDAVRDFWRGALPDVRDLGYRLTGSSDLYAWGGRRPYASVNFVTAHDGFTLRDLVSYEQKHNEANGEGNRDGTSDNRAWNCGAEGESDDPEINALRRRQLRNLLTTLLLSTGVPMLVAGDEMGRTQGGNNNAYCQDNETGWVDWSLLEQPEWRELTELTARLLTLRRTHPVLRRRAFFSGRAQAPDGLRDLAWFARDGREMTEGDWYAPAATLGLYLSGRDIPGRDARGEPVTDDSFLTVLHAGAEPTSFALPGAPWATRYALVLDTSREEQAEAPGTVLHGGTEMTVPARSVLLLRVTA
- a CDS encoding L,D-transpeptidase produces the protein MNQTAKSARAGSAAVLTWAGLLTVLALLTGCTDAREAVFNGKGRSSGDTISVFPEDGAKDVDEKTRVAVKVPDGRLESVKVRRIEDARQQTVAGRLSDDGRSWKPAAGRLALAAKYSIDAVAVDGAGRRSARHTTFTTLVPEHRFIGYFKPENRSTVGTGMIVSFSFNRPIADRAAVEKAIRVTSDPVVEVSGHWFGKDRLDFRPKAYWKPGTEVTVDIGLRDVEGAPGVYGGQDKTVVFTVGRSQVSRVDAEDKTMEVRRDGELVDTIPITAGAPKTTTYNGKMVVSEMHEVTRMNGATVGFTDKKGKGEYDIKDVPHAIRLTESGTFLHGNYWADESVFGEENVSHGCVGLRDAKGGSGSTPGGWFFDRTLIGDVVEVVNSRDKKVAPDNGLSGWNLGWKKWKAGSALR